The Herbaspirillum sp. RTI4 genome has a segment encoding these proteins:
- a CDS encoding replication initiator protein A: MAIGHLSHDPQREQLELFHAFSGALPARDAQDLMAYPFFSLAKNKRTAPIDFRTNSVTVRVEGTAEHGLATIWDADILIWAASQIVEARDAGLRSSRLMAATPYEILRFIGRGTSLRDYQRLKAALDRLQSTSVATSIRQANARRLHRFSWINEWKERADGQGRPLGIELILPDWFYAGVFEESLVLTIDANYFRLTGGIERWLYRLVRKHGGWQREGWRFDFPHLHRKSGSMARFTDFAYDLRCIVARQPLPGYTLAVLRPRHGPEVLTFRAVPSTAPLRPGGSFNAGAKPVDKR; encoded by the coding sequence ATGGCCATCGGGCACCTCAGTCACGATCCGCAGCGCGAACAACTCGAACTGTTCCATGCCTTCTCCGGCGCGCTGCCGGCACGCGATGCGCAAGATTTGATGGCCTATCCGTTTTTTTCCTTGGCCAAGAACAAGCGCACGGCGCCGATCGACTTCCGCACCAACAGCGTGACCGTGCGGGTCGAAGGCACGGCCGAGCATGGCCTGGCGACGATATGGGATGCCGACATCCTGATCTGGGCCGCCAGCCAGATCGTCGAGGCGCGCGATGCGGGGTTGCGTTCGTCGCGGCTCATGGCCGCCACACCCTACGAGATTCTGCGCTTTATCGGTCGCGGCACGTCGCTGCGCGACTACCAGCGCCTCAAGGCTGCGCTGGACCGCTTGCAGTCCACCAGCGTAGCCACATCAATTCGCCAAGCCAATGCCCGGCGCCTGCACCGCTTCTCGTGGATCAACGAATGGAAGGAACGTGCGGACGGCCAAGGCCGGCCGCTGGGCATCGAGCTGATCCTGCCGGACTGGTTCTATGCCGGGGTGTTCGAGGAAAGCCTGGTGCTGACGATCGACGCCAACTACTTCCGCCTGACCGGCGGTATCGAGCGCTGGCTGTATCGACTGGTGCGCAAGCACGGTGGTTGGCAGCGCGAAGGCTGGCGTTTCGACTTCCCGCACCTGCACCGCAAGTCCGGCAGCATGGCGCGCTTTACCGACTTCGCCTACGACCTGCGTTGCATCGTGGCGCGGCAACCCTTGCCCGGTTACACGCTCGCCGTCCTGCGGCCCAGGCATGGGCCGGAGGTGCTGACCTTCCGCGCCGTGCCGTCCACGGCACCGCTGCGCCCCGGTGGCAGCTTCAATGCCGGTGCAAAGCCTGTGGACAAACGGTGA
- a CDS encoding helix-turn-helix domain-containing protein, whose product MRPEPLPPQHLPAATPTAAPQTARYLTNNEAAEFLRLSPRTLEKQRVIGGGPRFRKFGRRVMYAVIDIEAWADARSFEMTSDPEYAEQHTARRPGAR is encoded by the coding sequence ATGAGACCCGAACCGCTACCGCCGCAACACCTACCCGCAGCCACACCCACCGCCGCCCCGCAGACGGCGCGTTACCTGACCAACAACGAAGCCGCCGAATTCCTGCGGCTGTCGCCGCGCACGCTGGAAAAGCAGCGCGTCATCGGCGGCGGGCCGCGCTTTCGCAAATTCGGCCGGCGCGTAATGTACGCCGTCATCGACATCGAAGCCTGGGCCGATGCACGCAGCTTTGAGATGACGTCCGATCCCGAATACGCCGAACAACACACCGCGCGCCGTCCCGGCGCGCGGTGA
- a CDS encoding DUF2285 domain-containing protein: MADSNTVHWHPSAAYLYVLHLDGPGLAWEYLRRNPEYRRAWQRHRRHPQHDALRWGLRLLEDPALNARDAYPDWFPDPASVVQVTPDANPPADALPFRLWRVPGRKHLMHDGKRLVLSTQLVNRMLRMAISPALEDGMAYAYAVRAGCKLIERWRTIEAELALLDVATVHLTAITTGRPGRASMLHMRTLQALDGTLAGASQRGVAEVLFGIAAVTERWYDDGDLRAQVRRMIRRGQTLMDGGYHRLL, translated from the coding sequence ATGGCGGATTCGAATACCGTTCACTGGCACCCTAGTGCTGCCTACCTGTATGTCCTGCATCTGGACGGGCCCGGGCTGGCTTGGGAATACCTGCGGCGCAACCCGGAATACCGGCGCGCCTGGCAACGTCACCGACGCCATCCGCAGCACGATGCGCTGCGCTGGGGCTTGCGCCTGCTGGAAGATCCCGCTCTCAATGCCCGCGATGCTTACCCCGATTGGTTCCCTGATCCAGCCTCGGTCGTCCAGGTCACGCCGGATGCCAATCCTCCGGCCGATGCATTACCGTTTCGGCTCTGGCGCGTCCCCGGTCGCAAACACCTGATGCATGACGGCAAGCGTCTGGTGTTGAGCACTCAGCTCGTCAATCGCATGCTGCGCATGGCGATCTCTCCCGCACTGGAAGATGGCATGGCTTACGCCTATGCCGTGCGTGCGGGTTGCAAGCTCATTGAGCGTTGGCGCACCATCGAAGCCGAGCTAGCCTTGCTTGATGTCGCTACGGTTCACCTCACTGCCATCACCACCGGCCGACCGGGCCGCGCGTCAATGCTCCACATGCGCACCCTGCAGGCGCTCGACGGCACGCTGGCCGGCGCTTCGCAGCGCGGCGTGGCCGAAGTGTTGTTCGGCATCGCCGCCGTTACGGAGCGCTGGTACGACGACGGCGATCTGCGCGCCCAGGTCCGCCGCATGATCCGGCGCGGGCAAACGCTCATGGATGGTGGATACCACCGCCTACTCTAA
- a CDS encoding DUF736 domain-containing protein, producing the protein MANIGIFTAQNDSFIGTVRTLTLNVKVKFVPNTKESDNAPDYRIVAGNFEIGAAWKKVSKAERPYLSATLDDPSFPATIYARLVEGEDGAHNLIWSRSKGD; encoded by the coding sequence ATGGCAAACATCGGCATCTTTACCGCACAGAACGACAGCTTCATCGGCACGGTCCGCACCCTGACGCTCAACGTCAAGGTCAAATTCGTTCCCAACACCAAGGAGAGCGACAACGCCCCCGACTACCGCATCGTCGCCGGCAACTTCGAGATCGGCGCGGCGTGGAAGAAAGTCAGCAAGGCGGAGCGGCCCTACCTGTCGGCAACCCTGGATGACCCGTCGTTTCCGGCGACCATCTATGCCCGCCTGGTCGAAGGCGAGGACGGCGCGCACAACCTGATCTGGTCGCGCAGCAAGGGCGACTGA
- a CDS encoding ParB/RepB/Spo0J family partition protein, with protein sequence MNTITHQESQALHAAVFTPAAATIAAYDLLLIPLSQLRPSSRNVRKSGGASIPELASSIARVGLLQNLTVTASSDGEHYEVVAGKRRLAALKLLAKRRKLAKTHEVPCLLVPDASARTVSLTENVQREAMHPGEQFEAFAALVAEGRPVEDIAADFGVTPLVVQRRLKLANVSPRLLADYRADTVTLDQLMALAITDDHSAQEAAFYDAPQWQRSAQALREHLTEREIDATRDALARFVGIDAYEAAGGGVRRDLFSDDTRGVFLSDAALLDTLARNKLAAAADSARAEGWAWVETVPRITSAELHSFQRARRERRTPNKSEAKRIAKLQSRQQAIDDKLNADDAEDIAEEEASPLYEESDKLGAELDIIEQSLLVFAPEVLTIAGAIVAVDHTGEIVIHRGLLREAEAKALRAQERQGMQAGDDSEGEAQQPTTPNISEKLARRLSAHRTAALQAEVARHPQVALVAVVHRLALRVVVDGYRSDDSPINISASPQDGLDTFAPDVAQSLALIGMREVRQAWAARLPSDPDALFAELLALPQQELLSLLAVCVATTVGAVTPREDTLPASALAQAVGLDMHSWWTPTAEGYFAHVSKAKAIEAVQVFAPEHAARLAKLKKNDLASEAERLAVGTGWLPVMLRAAVQEAPAETLPDAETDESVSE encoded by the coding sequence ATGAACACCATCACCCATCAAGAATCCCAAGCACTGCACGCGGCAGTTTTTACCCCAGCCGCCGCTACCATTGCGGCATACGACCTGCTGTTGATTCCGCTGTCGCAGTTGCGGCCTTCAAGCCGCAACGTGCGCAAGAGCGGCGGCGCGTCGATTCCCGAGCTTGCATCGAGCATTGCCCGCGTCGGTCTGCTGCAAAATCTCACTGTCACCGCATCGAGCGATGGTGAGCATTACGAAGTCGTCGCAGGCAAGCGGCGTCTGGCAGCATTGAAGCTGCTGGCGAAGCGGCGCAAGCTTGCCAAGACCCATGAAGTGCCTTGCCTGTTGGTGCCGGATGCATCCGCACGCACCGTGAGCCTGACCGAGAACGTGCAGCGTGAGGCCATGCACCCCGGCGAGCAGTTCGAGGCGTTCGCCGCATTGGTGGCCGAAGGTCGGCCTGTCGAAGATATTGCCGCTGATTTTGGTGTGACACCGCTTGTGGTGCAGCGCCGTTTGAAGTTGGCGAATGTGTCGCCGCGCCTGCTGGCCGACTATCGCGCCGACACTGTCACGCTCGACCAGTTGATGGCGCTCGCCATCACGGACGACCACAGCGCACAGGAGGCGGCGTTCTATGACGCACCGCAGTGGCAGCGTAGCGCGCAGGCGCTGCGCGAACACCTGACCGAACGCGAGATCGACGCCACGCGCGATGCGCTGGCGCGATTCGTCGGCATCGACGCTTACGAGGCCGCAGGCGGTGGTGTTCGGCGCGACCTGTTCTCGGACGACACACGCGGCGTGTTCCTCTCCGATGCCGCATTGCTGGATACCTTGGCGCGAAACAAACTTGCAGCCGCTGCGGACAGTGCCCGTGCGGAGGGTTGGGCATGGGTCGAAACGGTGCCGCGCATCACATCGGCAGAACTGCACAGCTTCCAGCGTGCCCGCCGTGAGCGGCGCACGCCAAACAAGAGCGAGGCCAAGCGCATCGCCAAGCTGCAATCGCGGCAGCAGGCCATCGACGACAAGCTGAATGCCGACGATGCCGAGGACATCGCGGAGGAAGAAGCCTCGCCCCTCTATGAGGAAAGCGACAAACTTGGTGCGGAACTCGACATCATCGAGCAATCGCTGTTGGTGTTTGCACCCGAGGTGCTGACAATAGCCGGGGCTATCGTGGCCGTCGATCACACTGGCGAAATCGTCATCCATCGCGGCCTGTTGCGTGAGGCCGAGGCCAAAGCACTACGGGCGCAGGAACGGCAGGGCATGCAGGCTGGCGATGATAGCGAAGGCGAGGCGCAGCAACCGACCACGCCGAACATTTCCGAGAAGCTGGCACGGCGCTTGAGCGCACATCGCACGGCAGCGCTGCAAGCGGAAGTCGCCCGCCATCCGCAAGTGGCGCTGGTGGCCGTGGTGCATCGCCTCGCGTTGCGCGTGGTGGTCGATGGCTACCGTTCGGACGATTCGCCGATCAACATCAGCGCTTCGCCGCAGGATGGACTTGATACGTTCGCGCCAGACGTGGCGCAGTCGCTCGCCCTGATCGGCATGCGGGAAGTGCGGCAGGCGTGGGCAGCACGGCTACCCAGTGACCCGGACGCACTGTTCGCGGAACTGCTGGCGTTGCCACAGCAGGAACTGCTATCGTTGCTGGCGGTGTGCGTAGCTACGACGGTGGGCGCGGTCACGCCACGCGAAGACACATTGCCTGCATCCGCACTGGCGCAGGCGGTAGGCCTTGACATGCACTCGTGGTGGACACCGACCGCCGAAGGCTACTTCGCCCATGTGTCGAAAGCCAAGGCCATCGAGGCGGTGCAGGTGTTCGCGCCGGAGCATGCGGCGCGGCTCGCCAAGCTCAAGAAGAACGATCTGGCCAGCGAAGCGGAACGGCTGGCGGTCGGCACGGGCTGGCTGCCGGTGATGTTGCGGGCAGCGGTACAGGAGGCACCAGCAGAAACGCTCCCGGATGCTGAGACGGACGAGTCTGTAAGTGAATAA
- the radC gene encoding RadC family protein encodes MSQLTHSLDSSLLVRDVTGDYRPANADEVLQAAQRVLAGQMRDCEVLNSPQVVRDFLRVKLGALEHEVFAVIHLDAQNRVIEYVEMFRGTVSQTSVYPREVVKESLARNSAALLLVHNHPSGSTQPSRADETLTQALKSALALVDVRVLDHLIVAGGDILSFAERGLL; translated from the coding sequence ATGTCGCAACTTACTCATTCTCTCGATTCTTCCCTTCTCGTTCGCGATGTCACGGGCGACTACCGTCCTGCCAACGCCGACGAGGTGTTGCAGGCGGCGCAGCGCGTACTCGCAGGACAAATGCGCGACTGCGAAGTCCTGAACTCGCCGCAGGTGGTGCGCGACTTCCTGCGGGTGAAGCTGGGAGCGCTGGAGCACGAGGTGTTCGCCGTCATCCATCTGGATGCACAGAACCGTGTCATCGAATACGTCGAGATGTTTCGCGGCACGGTGAGCCAGACATCGGTGTATCCGCGCGAGGTGGTCAAGGAGTCCCTGGCCAGAAACAGCGCTGCGTTATTGCTGGTGCATAACCATCCGAGCGGTTCAACCCAACCGTCGCGCGCCGACGAGACGCTCACGCAGGCGCTGAAGTCGGCACTGGCGCTGGTGGACGTGCGCGTGCTGGATCACCTGATCGTCGCAGGTGGCGACATCCTGAGTTTTGCCGAACGCGGCTTGTTGTAA
- a CDS encoding DUF6088 family protein, whose translation MSDLKSIIAAQIKAGDPGQVWVPTDFAQLGNRDAIDKALQRMVQAGDLRRIDRGLYDKPTLNKLTKRPTTPDYRAVVGAIARRDQLRLLVDGMTAANDLGLTDAVPARVTIHTDARRRAIQLDKLTIDFKQTAPSRLYWAGRPAMRVVQALHWLKDTLVSDRDRILRRLTQVLADPTHGAAIRQDLIDGFSALPAWMQSLVRELPGDDQQLVAAKTSPPHKGTKSPTTRRRSAKHLEVTD comes from the coding sequence ATGTCTGATCTCAAATCCATCATCGCTGCGCAAATCAAGGCTGGCGACCCAGGCCAAGTCTGGGTGCCGACTGATTTTGCTCAACTTGGCAATCGCGATGCCATCGACAAAGCCTTGCAGCGTATGGTGCAGGCCGGTGATCTGCGCCGTATCGACCGTGGTCTATATGACAAACCGACGCTTAACAAATTAACGAAGCGCCCGACCACGCCAGATTACCGCGCCGTGGTGGGGGCCATCGCCCGTCGCGACCAGTTGCGCTTGCTGGTAGACGGGATGACCGCCGCCAACGATCTCGGTCTGACCGATGCCGTGCCGGCCCGCGTCACCATCCATACCGATGCTCGCCGCCGCGCCATCCAGCTCGACAAGCTAACCATAGACTTCAAGCAAACCGCGCCCAGCCGTCTCTACTGGGCAGGGCGTCCGGCCATGCGCGTTGTGCAAGCACTGCATTGGCTGAAAGACACCTTGGTTTCTGATCGCGACCGTATTCTGCGCCGATTGACTCAAGTGTTGGCAGACCCCACCCACGGTGCAGCGATCCGCCAAGATCTGATCGATGGCTTTAGCGCGCTACCAGCGTGGATGCAAAGCCTGGTTCGTGAACTGCCCGGCGATGATCAGCAGCTAGTAGCGGCCAAGACATCGCCACCGCATAAAGGCACAAAATCGCCAACGACCCGTCGCCGTTCGGCCAAACATCTAGAGGTCACCGATTGA
- a CDS encoding nucleotidyl transferase AbiEii/AbiGii toxin family protein, with amino-acid sequence MNPSFHEVIVASDAERRDLFLGTAARLGTAVQNVEKDFWVCWTLDVLFNGLDAGGPRLLFKGGTSLSKAFGLISRFSEDIDITVFRDDLGQSADVAELNALSGKKRRARLEAIRNACQSYIAGPLTEQFTQLATSIIPDARFRLEPDPEDKDGQTLLFWYPAVTATTGDYIRSAVKIEAGAKSALDPHVAATVTPYVAQDLSDLNLTVANVTTVKPERTFWDKVIILHGLRQWYDRRGELRHGGQRVSRHYYDVHQLMQAVSAHEWQADHALAIDCAHHARLFFGSADLGLDTAIPGTFTLTPSPAMRDAIIRDYAAMSGMIFGETVQLDAVLASAERFEQMVNGAAPVAPLTQEEPR; translated from the coding sequence TTGAACCCGTCTTTCCACGAAGTGATTGTCGCGAGCGATGCTGAGCGGCGCGATCTGTTTCTCGGAACTGCCGCTCGATTGGGTACCGCAGTCCAGAATGTCGAAAAAGACTTCTGGGTTTGCTGGACGCTTGATGTACTGTTCAACGGATTAGACGCTGGCGGTCCTCGCCTGCTGTTCAAGGGCGGCACCTCCCTGTCCAAAGCCTTCGGCCTGATCTCGCGATTTTCCGAGGACATCGACATCACCGTCTTTCGCGACGATCTGGGACAGTCAGCCGATGTGGCTGAGTTGAATGCTCTGAGCGGAAAGAAGCGTCGCGCACGTCTCGAAGCCATCCGCAACGCTTGCCAAAGCTACATTGCTGGACCATTGACGGAGCAGTTCACCCAGCTCGCCACCTCTATCATTCCAGATGCCCGTTTCCGGCTGGAGCCCGACCCCGAGGATAAGGATGGCCAGACGTTACTGTTCTGGTATCCCGCTGTTACGGCCACCACCGGCGACTACATCCGCTCTGCGGTCAAGATTGAGGCCGGCGCAAAGTCGGCACTGGACCCGCACGTCGCAGCCACGGTCACGCCCTACGTGGCGCAGGACCTATCCGACCTGAACCTGACCGTGGCCAACGTCACGACCGTGAAGCCCGAGCGCACCTTCTGGGACAAGGTCATCATCCTGCACGGTCTGCGCCAATGGTACGACCGTCGCGGCGAACTACGCCATGGTGGACAGCGCGTTTCGCGCCATTACTACGACGTACATCAGCTAATGCAGGCCGTGTCGGCACACGAATGGCAGGCCGACCATGCGCTGGCGATCGATTGCGCGCACCATGCGCGGCTGTTCTTCGGTAGCGCCGATCTAGGGCTCGATACTGCAATCCCCGGCACATTCACGCTGACGCCCAGTCCGGCGATGCGGGATGCAATCATCAGGGACTATGCGGCCATGTCGGGAATGATTTTCGGTGAAACTGTGCAGCTTGATGCGGTACTCGCCAGCGCCGAGAGATTCGAGCAGATGGTCAACGGCGCCGCACCAGTCGCGCCGCTTACGCAAGAGGAGCCGCGCTAA
- a CDS encoding AbiJ-NTD4 domain-containing protein — MVDYFSDRENGPRARTEQMISPTVWAGLVGTVQALINSAAFGLQFPARCPDGQAICGSDPDSLAAAVIAEMPELAWPLETTSEVEDGFFLQRQPFAPNTLLILDFIEFVYASVAKPNPGKYHDFFSHHHLSFDQQVGQEELRATVNRIFARNGVAFEMLSTGRLVRVLPLVLGDDLRRTVFNTGDRTLDNMLEECRAKFSDRNPLVRREALERLWDAWERLKSLADPSDKKRSIKIILDATASEPSLRARLDAEALELNSIGNSHLIRHSEVNQVPIIDVDHIDYLFHRLFAMIQLILRKQGDPRSLMSRT, encoded by the coding sequence ATGGTGGACTATTTCAGCGACCGAGAGAACGGCCCACGTGCTCGTACCGAGCAGATGATTTCGCCCACTGTCTGGGCGGGCCTAGTGGGAACGGTGCAGGCGTTAATCAACAGCGCTGCCTTCGGTTTGCAGTTTCCCGCGCGTTGCCCGGATGGGCAAGCTATTTGCGGAAGCGATCCCGATTCGTTGGCGGCAGCCGTGATTGCGGAAATGCCAGAGTTGGCTTGGCCGCTTGAAACCACGAGCGAGGTGGAGGATGGCTTTTTCTTGCAGCGCCAGCCGTTCGCGCCGAACACGTTGCTCATCCTGGACTTTATTGAGTTCGTCTACGCTTCGGTGGCGAAGCCGAATCCCGGCAAGTACCACGACTTCTTCAGTCACCACCATCTGAGTTTCGATCAACAAGTCGGGCAGGAGGAGTTGCGCGCTACCGTCAACCGCATCTTTGCACGCAATGGCGTGGCCTTCGAAATGCTCTCGACAGGTCGTCTTGTGCGCGTACTCCCGTTGGTGTTGGGTGATGATCTGCGGCGAACGGTTTTCAACACCGGAGACCGCACGCTCGACAATATGCTGGAGGAATGTCGGGCGAAGTTTTCAGACCGCAACCCCCTGGTTCGCCGAGAAGCGCTGGAGCGTTTGTGGGACGCATGGGAACGGCTCAAGTCCCTTGCAGACCCAAGCGACAAGAAAAGGTCGATCAAGATCATCCTGGACGCCACAGCTTCGGAGCCATCGTTGCGGGCAAGACTGGATGCGGAGGCGCTGGAGTTGAACTCCATCGGCAACAGCCATTTGATCCGTCACTCCGAGGTCAACCAGGTGCCGATAATCGATGTGGACCATATCGATTATCTCTTTCATCGCCTGTTCGCGATGATCCAGCTGATACTGAGAAAGCAGGGCGATCCACGGTCGCTCATGTCACGCACATAA
- a CDS encoding Hachiman antiphage defense system protein HamA, which yields MALYKDWCAGTKQKNKKKTLRTYTEKAGGRAAALEQLGEAVRTHYDQADRIADDVARLGYDGAAEILRALLPQSKRARSGDLGEILASELVEEETNFRVPVWRMRFKDGREVAMRGDDFIGVGVGSDGKLWLLKGESKSRANLGNVTIAEAREALSDRNQHVISLHIEDHQAFIAEVYEEAIVSPSRASFAHCHHYSVVTNSGRPKISRRSCVMLESRSTA from the coding sequence ATGGCTTTATACAAGGATTGGTGCGCTGGCACCAAGCAGAAAAACAAAAAGAAAACGCTCCGAACCTACACGGAGAAAGCTGGTGGTCGCGCTGCTGCTCTTGAGCAGCTCGGTGAAGCGGTTAGAACCCATTACGACCAAGCTGATCGGATCGCAGACGATGTCGCCCGACTTGGGTACGACGGGGCCGCCGAGATTTTGAGGGCATTGCTGCCCCAGTCAAAACGAGCGCGATCAGGTGATCTCGGCGAGATCCTCGCTTCCGAGCTGGTCGAGGAGGAGACTAATTTCCGCGTTCCCGTTTGGCGGATGCGATTCAAGGACGGACGCGAAGTAGCTATGCGCGGGGATGATTTCATCGGCGTGGGCGTTGGCTCTGATGGCAAACTTTGGCTCCTGAAGGGCGAATCAAAAAGCCGCGCCAATCTGGGCAACGTAACGATCGCGGAGGCACGCGAAGCCTTGAGCGATCGCAATCAACATGTGATCAGCCTCCACATCGAGGATCATCAAGCGTTCATTGCGGAAGTCTATGAGGAGGCGATCGTTTCGCCGTCGCGCGCATCGTTCGCACATTGTCACCACTACTCAGTGGTGACAAACTCCGGGCGACCGAAGATCAGTCGACGCAGTTGCGTCATGCTAGAGAGTCGATCGACAGCTTGA
- a CDS encoding porin, translated as MMIGAICTQAQAQTNVTIYGRIDAGVDFQTGVALKDANGNLTGQTGSKMGASGNQWGTSMIGFKGVEDLGGGMSALFLLEAGFDATKGSLNGGALFNRRSYVGLNGGLGSVKLGKNLFIVNDVWYLDPTGQQWMGSASLVSGRNWPGADNVIEYQTPTWSGFNATVQTGLGEQAGSTTAGRKDGISLLYTNGDLELRGIYDVIRDTNGKYTNLYTASKDWILGGTYTVDKLKLFAGYENISAPNTLAPTDPNKLNHYWVGLNYTITPALTLIGAAYHSKLNNDAGSANLFLVGANYNLSKRTLLYASIGTVHNKGKANFGTEYDNPLPGHAQSGGYAGISHSF; from the coding sequence ATGATGATCGGTGCCATCTGTACTCAGGCACAAGCACAGACCAATGTGACCATCTATGGCCGGATTGACGCTGGCGTCGATTTTCAAACTGGTGTTGCACTGAAAGACGCCAATGGGAATCTGACCGGACAAACCGGCAGCAAAATGGGGGCATCCGGTAATCAGTGGGGCACCAGCATGATCGGCTTCAAGGGCGTTGAAGATCTGGGTGGCGGGATGAGTGCTCTTTTCTTGCTGGAAGCCGGCTTTGACGCTACCAAAGGTTCGCTTAACGGTGGCGCCTTGTTTAATCGGCGCTCTTATGTAGGGCTCAACGGCGGTCTCGGCTCGGTCAAGCTCGGTAAAAATTTGTTCATCGTCAACGACGTTTGGTATCTCGATCCTACCGGACAGCAATGGATGGGGTCGGCTAGCTTAGTCAGCGGCCGTAACTGGCCAGGTGCTGACAACGTAATCGAATATCAAACACCCACTTGGTCCGGTTTTAACGCCACCGTGCAAACCGGCCTGGGTGAACAGGCGGGCTCAACCACTGCCGGTCGGAAAGATGGCATCTCTCTGCTCTACACTAACGGCGACCTTGAACTGCGTGGCATATATGACGTGATTCGTGACACCAACGGCAAATACACGAACCTCTATACGGCTTCCAAAGATTGGATCCTGGGCGGAACTTACACGGTGGACAAACTAAAACTATTTGCCGGATATGAAAATATTTCAGCACCGAACACCTTAGCACCGACTGATCCCAACAAACTCAATCATTACTGGGTCGGCCTCAACTACACAATAACGCCAGCATTGACCTTGATCGGTGCTGCTTACCATAGCAAGCTCAATAATGACGCCGGCAGCGCCAACCTGTTTTTGGTCGGCGCTAACTATAACCTTTCGAAACGAACATTGTTATACGCGAGCATAGGTACGGTACACAACAAGGGCAAAGCGAATTTCGGCACTGAGTATGACAATCCCTTGCCCGGGCATGCCCAGAGCGGTGGTTATGCTGGCATCAGCCATTCGTTCTAA
- a CDS encoding aldose epimerase family protein, whose translation MMQIWHESLESLAPGLFRMHLRGSHVWLSFLNVGARIERWRRLNRDGEWIDLCLFYPDPRCALADTVAMGATIGRFANRIASGEFRLNGTTIHLERNEDGKNHLHGGTQGFGQCLWHLKQSDSHSVEFSLHSPDGDQGYPGAVDMTVRYELESEDQLRIVHRAICSQDTIINTTNHAYFNLHGASMAASELPLPSIMDHHLHISADQYLHDRGDFIPSGAVLDVEGTGFDFRRPRALSDQVPRRPNGWLNTTFVNPQRDPMHRLVKVSAPTSSWLLSVGTDAPGIIVYNGFSLSREQTFGRYKACSGLCIEPQNFPDCVNHPEWPSATVSPSQPYFRTIIYRLSERG comes from the coding sequence ATGATGCAAATTTGGCATGAATCACTGGAGTCGCTTGCCCCTGGTTTGTTTCGCATGCATCTGCGCGGTTCACATGTCTGGCTGAGCTTTCTCAATGTCGGTGCGCGCATCGAACGCTGGCGTCGTCTCAATCGCGATGGTGAGTGGATAGATCTGTGTCTTTTCTATCCGGATCCTCGGTGCGCCCTGGCGGATACAGTCGCAATGGGAGCGACTATCGGGCGATTTGCCAACCGTATCGCCAGCGGTGAATTTCGACTGAACGGAACAACGATACATCTGGAGCGGAATGAAGACGGAAAAAACCATCTTCACGGTGGCACGCAGGGATTTGGTCAATGTCTGTGGCACCTGAAACAAAGCGACTCGCATAGCGTTGAGTTCAGTTTACATTCGCCGGATGGGGACCAGGGCTATCCAGGTGCTGTGGATATGACAGTGCGTTATGAACTGGAATCAGAAGATCAATTGCGCATCGTGCACCGCGCTATTTGCTCGCAGGACACGATCATCAATACCACTAACCATGCCTATTTCAATCTGCATGGCGCCTCGATGGCAGCAAGTGAATTGCCCTTGCCAAGCATCATGGATCACCACTTGCACATTTCTGCGGACCAGTACTTGCATGATCGCGGTGATTTTATTCCTTCAGGTGCGGTGCTGGATGTCGAAGGCACAGGTTTCGATTTTCGCCGGCCGCGCGCCTTATCCGATCAGGTGCCACGCAGGCCCAATGGCTGGCTCAACACTACCTTTGTGAACCCCCAACGCGATCCCATGCATAGATTGGTAAAGGTTAGCGCTCCAACATCTTCGTGGCTGCTGAGCGTGGGTACCGATGCTCCGGGCATCATTGTTTACAACGGATTTTCTCTTTCCAGAGAGCAGACTTTTGGTCGGTATAAAGCTTGCTCCGGATTGTGTATCGAGCCACAAAATTTCCCGGATTGCGTCAATCATCCGGAGTGGCCCTCCGCGACAGTAAGTCCATCACAACCGTATTTCCGAACCATTATTTATCGATTATCAGAGCGTGGTTGA